One region of Mycolicibacterium rhodesiae NBB3 genomic DNA includes:
- a CDS encoding TIGR00730 family Rossman fold protein, whose product MNICVFLSAADLDQRYTRPAREFAERLGRGGHTLVWGGSDTGLMNVVADGVQETGGRLIGISVEFLRDKARGNVDEMVFAKDLAQRKALLLGRSDAIVVMAGGLGTLDEATDFLEQRKHELHTKPVVLLNTAGFYSGLVLQLRRMEEEGFLPVSLDDLVFVTDDGARAIAYLEEAVATG is encoded by the coding sequence ATGAACATCTGCGTCTTCCTGTCGGCCGCCGACCTCGATCAGCGGTACACGCGCCCGGCGCGCGAATTCGCCGAACGTCTCGGCAGGGGTGGCCACACGTTGGTGTGGGGCGGATCCGACACGGGGCTCATGAATGTCGTCGCCGACGGCGTGCAGGAGACCGGCGGGCGACTAATCGGGATATCGGTGGAGTTTCTGCGTGACAAGGCGAGAGGGAACGTCGACGAGATGGTGTTCGCCAAGGATCTCGCTCAGCGAAAGGCGTTGCTGCTGGGGCGTTCTGATGCCATCGTGGTGATGGCAGGCGGGCTGGGAACGCTCGACGAGGCGACCGACTTTTTGGAACAGCGCAAGCATGAACTCCACACCAAGCCGGTCGTGCTGTTGAACACGGCGGGTTTCTACAGCGGGTTGGTGCTACAGCTGCGCCGGATGGAGGAGGAGGGCTTCCTGCCCGTGTCCCTCGACGATCTGGTCTTCGTGACCGACGACGGCGCACGCGCCATCGCCTACCTGGAAGAGGCCGTTGCGACGGGCTGA
- a CDS encoding DUF302 domain-containing protein produces MSTSDPQTIPFDGVRLRYSSTKSFDELVNAVLNDVGREPVPIDDIGKLYPDWESYEHEVQSHVGPHGFMLFGSFNHGGWIAKAGIHRKVLRLVIGNPLIAITMISHDVTAGLFAPVELLLTEEENDTSALTYVVPSSLMVVEPNPPLLSAAQALDAKLAALAADVSGT; encoded by the coding sequence ATGTCCACATCTGATCCGCAGACGATTCCGTTCGACGGAGTCCGCCTACGCTACAGCAGCACAAAGTCTTTCGACGAACTCGTCAACGCTGTTCTCAACGATGTCGGGCGAGAACCGGTGCCAATCGACGACATCGGCAAGCTGTATCCAGACTGGGAGTCTTACGAACACGAGGTGCAATCCCATGTTGGCCCTCACGGTTTCATGTTGTTCGGTTCCTTCAACCACGGCGGGTGGATCGCCAAGGCAGGCATCCACCGCAAGGTGCTGCGCTTGGTCATCGGAAACCCACTGATCGCGATCACCATGATTAGCCACGATGTGACCGCAGGCCTCTTCGCGCCGGTCGAACTCCTTCTGACAGAGGAGGAGAACGACACCAGCGCGCTGACCTACGTCGTGCCGTCGTCACTCATGGTCGTCGAGCCCAATCCGCCGCTGTTGTCAGCGGCTCAGGCACTCGACGCGAAACTCGCCGCACTGGCCGCGGATGTATCAGGGACCTAG
- a CDS encoding TIGR03619 family F420-dependent LLM class oxidoreductase → MKIGIATPVVTNVGGAAFGWERDATIEDVGRIAEAADRLGYHHLTCSEHIGIPASEAGRRGARYWDPLATLGYIAARTDRIRLATMTLVLGYHHPLEIVKRYGTLDHVSNGRVILGVGVGSLREEFDLLGAPFEDRGARGDDALRALRVALPTNEPAYEGEFYSFGGLTVDPCAVQPHMPIWVGGRTKRSLRRALTLADGWCPFAVSIDTAAEWLSSRDVPDGFEVVLPADKPLDPVGKPQETKEILAKMAAAGTTTVFAYFIHDSFEHYLEQLHALAELHGLKGAAA, encoded by the coding sequence GTGAAGATCGGTATTGCTACGCCGGTGGTCACCAACGTCGGCGGCGCGGCCTTCGGGTGGGAGCGCGACGCGACGATCGAGGACGTCGGCCGGATCGCCGAGGCGGCGGACCGCCTCGGTTACCACCATCTGACGTGCAGCGAACACATCGGCATCCCTGCCTCCGAGGCGGGACGGCGTGGCGCACGCTATTGGGATCCGCTGGCCACCTTGGGCTATATCGCCGCCCGTACTGATCGAATCCGGTTGGCCACCATGACCCTTGTGCTGGGTTACCACCATCCGCTCGAGATCGTAAAGCGTTACGGCACACTCGATCATGTCAGCAACGGGCGGGTGATCCTCGGTGTCGGAGTCGGCTCGCTGCGGGAGGAGTTCGATCTGCTCGGCGCGCCATTCGAGGACCGAGGGGCACGCGGCGACGACGCGTTGCGGGCCCTGCGGGTTGCGCTACCGACCAATGAACCGGCGTACGAAGGCGAGTTCTACTCCTTTGGTGGTCTCACCGTCGATCCCTGTGCTGTGCAACCGCACATGCCGATCTGGGTCGGCGGACGCACGAAACGCTCACTGCGACGGGCACTCACGCTCGCCGACGGCTGGTGCCCGTTCGCCGTGTCGATCGACACCGCTGCCGAGTGGCTGAGTAGCCGCGATGTTCCAGACGGTTTCGAGGTGGTGCTGCCCGCGGACAAGCCGCTTGATCCGGTCGGAAAGCCGCAGGAAACCAAAGAGATACTCGCGAAGATGGCGGCGGCCGGTACCACGACGGTGTTCGCCTATTTCATCCACGACTCGTTCGAGCATTACCTCGAGCAACTCCATGCGCTGGCTGAGCTGCACGGCCTGAAGGGAGCGGCAGCATGA
- a CDS encoding SDR family oxidoreductase, translating to MTERIFLAGATGVIGSRVVPLLVSAGHSVGAMTRSMDKADWLSSLGAEPIICDVFDRVGLADAVKGFSPDVVLHELTDLPDAFEDIPKSQALNARIRVEGTRNLIDAMNSLSQARIVAQSIAWTTDPGPGADAVSFLEEAVLAAKGVVLRYGAFYGPGTYYEGELPSAPRVQIDTAAARTVEALHAPSGIVTVVD from the coding sequence ATGACCGAGCGCATCTTTCTGGCGGGAGCCACCGGCGTCATCGGCAGCCGAGTCGTACCGCTGCTCGTCAGCGCCGGCCACAGCGTCGGTGCGATGACGAGATCGATGGACAAGGCGGACTGGCTGTCGTCGCTCGGCGCCGAGCCGATCATCTGCGACGTCTTCGATCGCGTCGGACTTGCCGATGCGGTCAAGGGATTCTCGCCCGATGTGGTTCTGCACGAGCTGACCGACCTGCCAGACGCATTCGAGGACATCCCGAAGTCGCAGGCACTGAATGCCCGCATCCGCGTGGAGGGCACGCGCAACCTCATCGACGCGATGAACAGTTTGAGTCAGGCCCGCATCGTCGCCCAAAGTATCGCGTGGACAACGGATCCCGGCCCAGGTGCCGACGCCGTGAGCTTTCTCGAAGAGGCGGTGCTCGCGGCCAAAGGCGTCGTGCTGCGCTACGGAGCGTTCTACGGACCCGGCACGTACTACGAAGGCGAATTGCCCTCCGCGCCAAGGGTGCAGATCGACACCGCGGCTGCCCGGACCGTCGAGGCGCTCCACGCACCGTCGGGCATCGTGACTGTCGTCGACTGA
- a CDS encoding TauD/TfdA dioxygenase family protein, whose protein sequence is MGLTSAQLDVVDLSPRIGSEIRTDLDTLLSGDEARSIRAILEQRGVVFFRGLDITDEQQVAIARTLGTIPTNEGDSGIYKISLDKNVNQRAEYLKGSMFWHFDGSLQPYPNLATLLRAITLSDTGGETEFCNTYAAYDDLPESDKELIANLRVVHSAERSQYYVRPEMSFDEITFWQKSPTKSCPIVWTHQSGRKSLLLGATADYVIGMPVEESRALLARLRDWATQPQYVYRHQWQPGDLLMWDNTGTMHRVLEYPVDSGRLMHRTILAGEEPLQ, encoded by the coding sequence GTGGGACTCACTTCAGCACAGCTCGACGTCGTCGATCTTTCGCCGCGCATCGGCAGCGAGATAAGAACAGACCTCGACACACTGCTCAGCGGTGACGAAGCACGGAGCATCCGCGCGATCCTCGAGCAGCGCGGCGTCGTGTTCTTCCGCGGACTCGACATCACCGATGAACAACAGGTCGCGATTGCGAGGACGCTGGGAACCATCCCCACGAACGAGGGGGACAGCGGCATCTACAAGATCTCGCTCGACAAGAACGTGAACCAACGGGCTGAGTATCTGAAGGGTTCGATGTTCTGGCATTTCGACGGATCACTGCAGCCCTATCCGAATCTCGCGACGCTCCTACGGGCTATCACACTCTCGGATACCGGTGGCGAGACGGAGTTCTGCAATACCTACGCGGCCTACGACGATCTGCCGGAATCGGACAAGGAACTCATCGCGAACCTTCGTGTCGTCCACAGCGCCGAGCGGTCGCAGTATTACGTGCGTCCCGAGATGAGCTTCGACGAGATCACGTTCTGGCAGAAGTCGCCGACGAAATCCTGCCCCATCGTATGGACGCATCAGTCGGGCCGTAAATCGCTTCTGCTCGGGGCCACAGCGGATTACGTGATTGGTATGCCGGTCGAAGAAAGCCGCGCGCTCCTCGCTCGCCTCCGTGACTGGGCCACCCAGCCCCAGTACGTCTACCGCCACCAATGGCAGCCGGGTGACCTCCTGATGTGGGACAACACCGGCACGATGCACCGGGTACTGGAGTATCCCGTCGACAGTGGGCGCCTCATGCATCGCACGATCCTCGCTGGTGAAGAGCCTCTGCAGTGA
- a CDS encoding carboxymuconolactone decarboxylase family protein: protein MTLLPPLTQGDWGDDEYAAVGALFGIPGDDVPRAGSGDPRDPMKFDILGVLARHPKMTREFLTFNGFLLQRGELPLRLRELAILRLAHTRSSVFFWGEHVRVATAGGLPEADIARLAGGNDGFEGTDLLVLEATDELLAVGRAAPETWKQLVDALGTHQAMEVIFVVGTYAMLAMACDTWALVPPPGSAQLGP from the coding sequence ATGACGCTGCTGCCCCCGTTGACCCAGGGTGACTGGGGCGACGATGAATACGCCGCGGTGGGTGCGTTGTTCGGGATACCGGGTGACGACGTTCCGCGGGCGGGTTCGGGGGACCCGCGGGACCCGATGAAATTCGACATCCTCGGTGTGCTGGCGCGTCATCCTAAGATGACCCGGGAGTTCTTGACCTTCAACGGTTTCTTGCTGCAGCGCGGTGAACTCCCGCTGCGTCTGCGTGAACTGGCGATCCTTCGCCTGGCGCACACGCGAAGCTCGGTGTTTTTCTGGGGCGAGCACGTTAGAGTCGCAACCGCCGGCGGTCTACCGGAAGCGGACATCGCGCGCCTTGCCGGGGGCAACGACGGGTTCGAGGGCACCGACCTGTTGGTGCTCGAGGCCACCGACGAACTTCTGGCTGTGGGACGTGCCGCGCCGGAGACGTGGAAGCAGCTTGTCGACGCGCTGGGCACGCACCAGGCGATGGAGGTCATCTTCGTTGTCGGCACGTACGCGATGCTGGCGATGGCGTGCGACACCTGGGCACTCGTGCCGCCGCCGGGTAGCGCGCAACTAGGTCCCTGA
- a CDS encoding thiolase family protein, with product MSFFEKDTIVSGLGISRIGRKTGIPGLELTMEAARAAIADAGLTPDDIDGFATFGDTLPAEVVASLGNQATDVGVGFGTGGVLTPFMSALAAVAENRARHVLVYRTVQMLGGAMTGSTASPLLAPLADPPLEPRLPGTRRKLKPFEDINALLAAHAYSAANWVAMHCRRHMALYGTTKEQLGWLAINSRRNAGLNPRAAFRDPMTMDDYLASRPISTPFGLFDCDVPIDGAIALVVSHADYAKDCPNPAVKVEAIGGAYGSDGWFHRDDFPKMASSEAAAEMWSRTDLKPSDVDVAEIYDGFTFLTFAWLEALGFCGDGEAGPFVEGATRIALDGELPLNTYGGQLSAGRMHGYWLLHEACLQLRGQAGDRQLARRPEVAVAAAGGGPIAGCMVLTC from the coding sequence ATGAGCTTCTTCGAGAAGGACACGATTGTCAGTGGCCTCGGCATTTCACGCATCGGCCGCAAGACCGGGATCCCTGGCTTGGAACTGACCATGGAGGCCGCCCGCGCCGCGATCGCCGACGCCGGCCTGACCCCCGACGACATCGACGGGTTCGCGACATTCGGCGACACCTTGCCTGCCGAAGTCGTTGCGAGCCTTGGCAATCAAGCTACCGACGTGGGCGTCGGCTTTGGTACCGGCGGGGTGTTGACACCGTTCATGTCGGCGCTGGCCGCCGTGGCGGAGAACCGGGCGCGACACGTGCTGGTCTATCGGACCGTGCAGATGCTGGGCGGGGCGATGACCGGATCGACGGCCTCGCCGTTGCTCGCTCCGCTGGCCGACCCGCCGCTGGAGCCCCGGCTGCCGGGGACACGCAGGAAGCTCAAACCGTTCGAGGACATCAACGCGCTGCTGGCCGCCCACGCCTACTCAGCGGCGAACTGGGTCGCGATGCACTGCCGTCGCCATATGGCGCTGTATGGGACCACGAAGGAGCAGTTGGGCTGGCTCGCCATCAACAGCAGGCGCAATGCCGGGCTCAATCCGCGGGCGGCCTTCCGTGACCCGATGACCATGGACGACTACCTGGCGTCGCGTCCGATTTCGACGCCGTTCGGCCTCTTCGATTGCGACGTTCCGATCGACGGGGCGATCGCGCTGGTGGTCTCGCACGCCGACTACGCCAAGGACTGCCCGAACCCCGCGGTGAAAGTCGAAGCGATCGGCGGTGCCTACGGGTCGGACGGCTGGTTTCATCGCGACGATTTCCCGAAAATGGCGTCCAGCGAGGCGGCCGCGGAGATGTGGTCGCGCACGGACCTGAAGCCGTCCGATGTGGATGTTGCCGAAATCTACGACGGCTTCACATTTCTCACCTTTGCCTGGCTGGAAGCACTCGGCTTCTGCGGCGACGGCGAAGCGGGGCCGTTCGTCGAAGGGGCGACGCGGATCGCGCTCGACGGCGAGCTGCCGCTGAACACCTACGGGGGCCAGCTGTCCGCCGGTCGTATGCACGGCTACTGGCTGCTCCATGAGGCCTGTCTGCAGCTGCGCGGGCAAGCGGGTGACCGTCAGCTCGCGCGACGCCCCGAGGTGGCCGTCGCCGCTGCAGGCGGCGGCCCGATTGCCGGCTGCATGGTGTTGACCTGCTGA
- a CDS encoding nitrilase-related carbon-nitrogen hydrolase, translating into MTIVKAAAVQITPVLYSRDGTVEKIAAKIAELGDRGVQFATFPETIVPYYPYFTFLQAPFEIGPQHQRLLEQAVSIPSVTTETIADAARAAGVVVSIGVNERDGGTLYNTQLLFDADGTLLQRRRKITPTYHEKILWGQGDASGLRAVDTAVGRIGQLACWEHYNPLFRYALIADGEQIHSAMFPGSFGGPLFAKQTEIAVRNHALESGSFVVNATGWLDVHQQAQIVAETGGPIGPISAGSFTAIISPSGELLGEPIISGEGEVIADLDFSLIDQRKARMDARGHYGRPELLSLMIDRTPASYTHTIATEEADHVHI; encoded by the coding sequence ATGACTATCGTCAAAGCCGCTGCGGTACAGATCACCCCGGTGCTCTACAGCCGGGATGGCACCGTCGAAAAGATCGCGGCCAAGATCGCCGAACTGGGCGATCGAGGTGTGCAATTCGCGACTTTCCCGGAAACGATCGTTCCGTACTACCCGTACTTCACGTTTCTGCAGGCGCCATTCGAAATCGGCCCGCAGCATCAGCGCCTGCTCGAGCAGGCCGTCAGCATCCCATCGGTGACGACGGAAACGATCGCGGATGCGGCACGGGCGGCGGGAGTCGTAGTGTCGATCGGGGTCAACGAACGCGACGGCGGCACCTTGTACAACACGCAACTCCTATTCGACGCCGACGGAACACTGCTGCAACGGCGCCGCAAGATCACGCCGACCTACCACGAGAAGATTCTCTGGGGCCAAGGCGACGCCTCCGGCCTGCGGGCGGTCGACACCGCTGTCGGGCGAATCGGCCAGTTGGCATGCTGGGAGCATTACAACCCCCTGTTCCGGTACGCGTTGATCGCCGACGGGGAGCAGATCCACTCGGCGATGTTTCCCGGGTCGTTTGGCGGACCATTGTTCGCCAAGCAGACAGAGATCGCCGTGCGTAATCACGCGCTGGAGTCAGGCAGCTTCGTCGTCAACGCTACCGGCTGGCTCGACGTCCACCAGCAGGCGCAGATCGTCGCGGAAACGGGAGGGCCGATCGGCCCGATCTCAGCCGGGTCCTTCACCGCGATCATATCGCCGTCGGGCGAATTGCTCGGAGAGCCAATAATTTCCGGAGAAGGCGAGGTTATCGCCGATCTGGACTTCTCACTGATCGATCAACGCAAGGCTCGGATGGACGCCCGCGGACACTACGGCCGGCCGGAACTGCTGAGTCTGATGATCGACCGCACCCCTGCGTCCTACACCCACACCATCGCCACCGAGGAGGCCGATCATGTCCACATCTGA